Proteins encoded within one genomic window of Mesobacillus subterraneus:
- a CDS encoding DUF1064 domain-containing protein has protein sequence MAASKYGNRKVFVDGIKFDSIAESKYYEQLKWLKNAKQIKGFKMQPRFVILDSYKKNGKTVRAVHYVADFEIHNLDGSIEIVDVKGHETKDFLIKKKLFEYRYEHTLKVVTLDESFGWVELDQLKKLRRKVKPKSKAKIPRNEEFK, from the coding sequence ATGGCAGCAAGTAAATACGGCAATCGGAAAGTTTTTGTGGATGGCATAAAGTTTGATAGCATAGCGGAATCCAAATACTACGAGCAGTTGAAATGGCTGAAGAACGCAAAACAAATTAAAGGATTCAAGATGCAGCCACGGTTTGTGATCCTGGACTCCTACAAGAAAAACGGCAAGACGGTTCGCGCGGTTCACTATGTAGCAGATTTCGAGATTCATAACCTGGACGGCAGCATCGAAATTGTGGATGTGAAAGGGCATGAAACGAAAGATTTTCTGATCAAGAAAAAGCTTTTCGAATATCGGTATGAGCATACTTTGAAGGTAGTTACGCTGGATGAGTCGTTTGGATGGGTCGAGCTGGATCAGCTGAAGAAATTGAGAAGGAAGGTAAAGCCCAAATCAAAGGCTAAAATACCAAGAAATGAGGAATTCAAATGA
- a CDS encoding DUF6011 domain-containing protein, protein MICPVCDRQLKSQKSIARGISPVCARKLENAKDNHDENQMKLELKDGSK, encoded by the coding sequence ATGATCTGTCCAGTTTGTGATAGACAATTAAAAAGCCAGAAAAGCATTGCCCGCGGTATCAGCCCGGTATGTGCTCGTAAATTAGAAAACGCAAAGGACAATCACGACGAAAACCAGATGAAGTTGGAGTTGAAGGATGGCAGCAAGTAA